A part of Anaerotignum faecicola genomic DNA contains:
- the lon gene encoding endopeptidase La has protein sequence MEKKQAILVPMIALRGMSIFPGMAISFPAGRQKSLDALQAAEENGKEIFLVTQKDPVIPDPSRNDLYDIGVLAEVKQVLKLPGNLTHVVVEGKNRGRLLNIHVKNCDYAEITTIAQDFEEEPSEQEQAIMKIAVEEYDNYLKLANNTAALDLMGNVVAAKRPGALADVIAAGMELAYNRKQEFLERLNPYERLEMVITTMQHECQVLQIKREIENKTKQRIDKNQREYYLREEMKVIQEELGDKDGVGADAAKYRTQLDEKNPPAHVRDTIEKEIDRMLKIPVTSPESNVSRTYIETLLSLPWTETTEESFDLAEAEKILDEDHYGMKKVKERILEYLAVRKNAPEEHATILCLVGPPGVGKTSIARSVAKALNRNYVRMSLGGVKDEAEIRGHRKTYIGAMPGRIINAMKQAGTINPLMLLDEVDKLGVSYNGDPAAALLEVLDGEQNSTFRDHFVELPYDLSKVLFMCTANSLDTIPGPLCDRMEIIELSSYTAQEKLHIAEEHLLEKQRKRHGLTAKQLKIKADAMEEIIDGYTREAGVRQLERTIGEVCRKAVKMILSGERKSLTVTKKNLEDILGTRKFMPDTIYKEPQVGIVRGLAWTRVGGTTLSVEVNCMPGEGKFRVTGNLGKVMTESAEAAVSYIRSQNERFQLEPDFYKKKDIHIHIPEGATPKDGPSAGVTMATAIISALTGRRVRNDVAMTGEITIRGRVLPIGGLQEKVLAAKKVGIKTVILPKENEKDLDEIMDEIKDGMQFVLAETMEDVLQTALVKGEKDA, from the coding sequence ATGGAGAAGAAACAAGCGATTCTTGTGCCGATGATTGCACTGCGAGGCATGAGCATTTTCCCAGGAATGGCAATCAGCTTTCCGGCAGGCAGACAGAAATCTCTGGATGCGCTGCAGGCGGCAGAAGAAAACGGAAAGGAAATTTTTCTGGTAACGCAGAAAGACCCTGTTATTCCTGATCCTTCCAGAAATGATTTATATGACATCGGCGTTCTGGCAGAGGTGAAGCAGGTGCTGAAGCTGCCCGGCAATCTGACACATGTTGTGGTGGAGGGGAAAAACCGCGGCAGACTTTTGAATATCCATGTGAAAAACTGCGATTATGCCGAAATTACGACCATTGCGCAGGATTTTGAGGAAGAGCCCAGCGAGCAGGAGCAGGCAATTATGAAAATTGCGGTGGAGGAATATGATAATTATCTGAAGCTGGCGAATAATACTGCCGCACTGGATCTGATGGGCAATGTGGTAGCGGCGAAAAGACCCGGTGCGCTTGCGGATGTCATTGCCGCAGGGATGGAGCTCGCCTACAACAGAAAGCAGGAATTTCTGGAGCGGCTGAATCCCTATGAACGTCTGGAAATGGTGATTACTACCATGCAGCACGAGTGTCAGGTTTTGCAAATCAAGCGCGAAATCGAAAACAAAACAAAGCAGAGAATCGACAAGAACCAGAGGGAATATTATCTCCGCGAGGAAATGAAGGTAATTCAGGAGGAATTGGGTGACAAGGACGGCGTTGGCGCAGATGCGGCGAAATACCGCACACAGCTGGATGAAAAAAATCCCCCTGCGCATGTTCGGGATACGATTGAAAAGGAAATCGACCGCATGCTCAAGATTCCCGTAACCTCTCCCGAATCGAATGTTTCCAGAACCTATATCGAAACCCTGCTTTCCCTGCCATGGACAGAAACGACAGAGGAATCCTTTGATTTAGCGGAAGCAGAAAAAATTCTGGATGAGGATCATTACGGTATGAAAAAGGTGAAGGAGCGTATTCTGGAATACCTTGCTGTCCGCAAAAATGCACCGGAGGAGCATGCAACCATCCTTTGTCTGGTCGGTCCTCCCGGGGTCGGGAAAACCTCAATCGCGCGTTCCGTTGCGAAGGCACTCAACCGTAACTATGTGCGGATGTCCTTGGGCGGCGTGAAGGATGAAGCGGAAATCCGCGGACACAGAAAGACCTATATCGGCGCAATGCCCGGACGCATCATCAATGCCATGAAGCAGGCAGGCACCATCAATCCGCTGATGCTTCTGGACGAGGTGGACAAGCTTGGTGTTTCCTATAATGGCGACCCTGCGGCGGCATTGCTTGAGGTTCTGGATGGCGAGCAGAACAGCACCTTCCGTGACCATTTTGTAGAGCTGCCGTATGATTTATCGAAGGTATTGTTTATGTGTACGGCAAATAGTCTGGATACCATTCCGGGGCCTCTGTGCGACAGAATGGAGATAATAGAGCTTTCCAGCTATACCGCGCAGGAAAAGCTGCACATCGCAGAGGAGCATTTGCTTGAAAAGCAGAGAAAACGCCATGGACTGACCGCAAAGCAGCTGAAAATAAAAGCGGATGCCATGGAGGAAATCATCGACGGCTATACCAGAGAAGCGGGCGTGCGTCAGCTGGAACGCACCATTGGCGAGGTTTGCCGTAAGGCGGTGAAGATGATTCTTTCGGGCGAAAGAAAATCCTTGACGGTTACGAAGAAAAATCTGGAGGATATTTTAGGCACAAGAAAATTCATGCCGGATACGATTTACAAAGAGCCGCAGGTCGGCATTGTGCGTGGTCTGGCATGGACAAGAGTCGGCGGCACAACGCTTTCCGTTGAGGTAAACTGCATGCCAGGGGAAGGCAAATTCCGCGTGACGGGCAATCTGGGAAAGGTGATGACGGAATCTGCGGAAGCGGCTGTCAGCTACATTCGCTCTCAGAATGAACGCTTTCAGCTGGAGCCTGATTTTTACAAGAAGAAGGACATACATATCCACATTCCTGAGGGGGCAACGCCCAAGGATGGGCCCTCCGCAGGCGTAACGATGGCAACGGCAATCATTTCCGCACTGACGGGAAGAAGGGTGCGCAATGATGTTGCCATGACAGGGGAAATTACGATTCGTGGCAGAGTGCTGCCCATTGGCGGTTTACAGGAAAAGGTGCTTGCGGCGAAAAAGGTCGGTATTAAAACCGTGATTTTGCCCAAGGAAAATGAAAAGGACTTAGATGAAATTATGGACGAAATCAAGGACGGGATGCAGTTCGTTCTGGCGGAAACCATGGAGGATGTATTGCAGACGGCATTGGTGAAGGGAGAAAAAGACGCATGA
- a CDS encoding DUF2798 domain-containing protein, with amino-acid sequence MPKNKFQDAVFTAIMAAVMVYGMIVYNVAWNTDGVSTMTFLAALHEMPIMFPIAFVLEFFIVGKLATALAFQVMRPDDRPQLITFAISICICCIMCPVMSLIATVLFNKPDFCTWVQTWARNFPMAICYQLFYCGPLVRLIFRTIFRETE; translated from the coding sequence ATGCCAAAAAACAAATTTCAAGACGCTGTTTTCACCGCCATCATGGCAGCCGTAATGGTATACGGTATGATTGTGTACAATGTTGCATGGAATACAGACGGTGTTTCCACCATGACATTTCTTGCCGCACTGCATGAAATGCCAATCATGTTCCCGATTGCCTTTGTGCTGGAATTTTTTATCGTCGGCAAACTTGCAACGGCTCTTGCCTTTCAGGTAATGCGCCCCGATGACAGACCACAGCTGATTACCTTTGCAATCTCTATCTGCATCTGCTGTATCATGTGCCCTGTGATGAGTCTGATTGCCACAGTGCTTTTCAACAAACCTGATTTCTGCACATGGGTACAGACATGGGCACGCAACTTCCCCATGGCTATCTGCTATCAGCTGTTTTACTGCGGTCCCCTCGTGCGATTGATTTTCCGTACCATTTTCAGAGAAACCGAATAA
- the yihA gene encoding ribosome biogenesis GTP-binding protein YihA/YsxC has product MKVKQCDLKYIGTNFSHYPMDGKPEIAFAGKSNVGKSTLINAILGRKALARTSSQPGKTRTINFYGVNDMMYVVDLPGYGYAKVPKSEVAKWGQMMEEYLTRREELRAIILLIDIRHEPGKNDIMMYDWLKHFGFDIIIAATKSDKLNRSQIPKQLAVIRKTLKLQPQDVLIPFSGEKKTGVEELWAEIEKFLPGGEKAAEFEAEAEE; this is encoded by the coding sequence ATGAAGGTAAAGCAATGTGATTTGAAATATATCGGGACGAATTTTTCGCATTATCCTATGGATGGCAAGCCTGAGATTGCCTTCGCTGGAAAATCCAATGTTGGAAAATCTACTCTCATCAATGCGATTCTGGGCAGAAAGGCACTGGCAAGAACCAGCTCTCAGCCCGGAAAAACACGCACCATCAATTTTTACGGTGTGAATGATATGATGTATGTGGTTGACCTGCCGGGCTATGGCTATGCGAAGGTGCCGAAATCCGAGGTGGCAAAATGGGGACAGATGATGGAGGAGTATCTGACACGCAGAGAGGAGCTACGCGCGATTATCTTGCTGATTGATATTCGCCACGAGCCGGGGAAAAACGATATTATGATGTATGACTGGCTGAAGCATTTCGGCTTTGATATCATCATTGCGGCAACAAAATCCGATAAGCTGAACCGCAGCCAGATTCCAAAGCAGCTTGCGGTGATTCGGAAAACGCTGAAATTACAGCCGCAGGATGTGCTGATTCCCTTCTCCGGCGAGAAGAAAACGGGCGTGGAGGAGCTTTGGGCGGAGATTGAGAAATTCCTCCCCGGCGGCGAAAAGGCAGCGGAATTTGAAGCGGAAGCAGAAGAATAA